In Planctomycetota bacterium, the DNA window GGCCGCCAGCGGCTTCGCCCCCACCGACGCGACGCTGGGCGGAGCCACCGCGGGCGACTACGACCGCGACGGCGACCTCGACCTGCTCGTCGTCGGCTGGTACGAATACACCCAGTACCTGTACCGCAACGACGGCAACTTCCGCTTCACCGATGTCACCGCAGAGGTTGGTGGCTTTCCGGCCGACGACCGCTTCCACTGGCAGCCCGTGATGCTCGACATGAACGGCGACGGCTGGGTGGACATCTTTGCCGCCGTCGACTTCTTCCCCGATTACAGCCTGCGGAACAACGGCGACGGCACCTTTACGGACGTGAGCACCGAGTGGAACACGGTGCACGTGGCCAACGACATGGGCGTGGCCGTCGCCGACGTGGACGGCGACCTGGACCTGGACATCTACACCACCAACATGTCCTTCAGCCCCAGCAACACCAACGACGAGCCGGGACCCAACATGCTCTACGTCAACGACGGGAGCGGCGTGATGACGCCGGGCGCGATCCCGGCGGGCATCGACAACACCTTCTTCGCGTGGGGCACGTGGTTCTTCGATGCCGACCTGGACGGCGACAAGGACCTGGCGGCCGTCAACGGCTGGCAGCAGCCCGAGTGGCACACTCGGGCGCAGTTCTTCCTGAACCGCGGCGACGGCCGATTCGACGACGCCGGCCTGGGCAGCGGGCTGGACCACCGCGGCAACTCGCGGGGCCTCACGCCCATCGACCTCGAGAACGACGGCGACATCGACTTCATCATCACCGACGTCTACGGGCCCGCCACGGTCTACCGCAACGAGACCGAGCGCAACGGCAACGCCTGGGTCCGCATCGAGGCACAGGGCACCGTAAGCAACCGCAACGGCGTGGGAAGCAAGGTCTACGTCACCGCGGGCGGCCGCACGCAGTTCATCGAGATCATGGCGGGCGGCAGCTTCTACTCGGCCCCGCCGCTGTCGGCCCACTTCGGCCTGGGCCGCGTCGACGTCATCGATCGGATCCGCGTCGTGTTCCCCAGCGGCCGCGAGGCCACGCTCACCGGCGTGGAGGCCAACCGGGTCGTCACGGTCACCGAGCCCTAGTCGGTGTCCTGGCGTCTGGCGATCGTCGCGGCGGCGGTCGCGTGGTACGCGGGCGTCGGCTGCTGGACCGCGGGCGTGTACGCGATCGACAAGCGGCGGGCGGCCACCGGCGGCCGCCGCGTACCCGAGCGCCGGCTGCGGAAGCTGGAGATCCTGGGCGGGGCCTTCGGCGCGGCGATCGCCCAGCCGATGCTCCGCCACAAGACCCGCAAGCCGGGCTTCCGGGGCCTCACGCTGCTGATCGCCGCGGTGCACGCCGCCGCCATCGCGGGGGCGGGCTGGCTCATTACCAGTCACTAACCTGGCGACGTGAACCGCGGGGCCACCCCGCGTACCCTGCGTGTTCCGCTGCCGGGTGCCCGCACGCCCCGGCCGCGTCATCGCGAGGAGGCCGAATGGCGCAGTCGCTGGGCGCTGCCACCACCGAATTCGAGAAGGCGGACCGCTGCGCCGACCTGCACCACCGCCCCCGCGTGCTGCTGGGCAAGATGGGGCTGGACGGGCACGACCGCGGCGTGAAGGTCATCGCCCGGGCGCTGCGAGATTCGGGCGTGCACGTCATCTACTCGGGGCTGTGGCAGACGCCGCGGAGCCTGGCGATCAGCGCCCGCGACGAGGACGTGGACGTCATCGCCGCCAGCATGATGTCCAACAGCCACCTCACGCTGGGCCCCCGCCTCATCGAGGCGCTCAACGAGGTCGGCCGGCCCGACATCCCCGTGCACATGGGGGGCATCCTGCCCCAGGAGGACCTGCCCGCGCTCAGGGAGGCGGGCGTTGCCGAGTGCTTCACCACCGGCACGGGCTTGCTCGACATCGTGGAAGCCGCCAAGCGCACCGTGAAGCCCTACGCCGAGCGGGTGGTCAGCGGGCACGCCACGGCGCAGCTGAGCCGGGATCTCTCGCTGCTGCACCTCGAGCAGGCCATCCGCGGCGACGCGACGCGGCGGCGGCCAAAGCGCGTCATCGGCGTCACCGGCTCGCCCGGCGCGGGCAAGAGCACGCTGGTGGCGCAGCTCGTGGGCGAGCACGCGCGGCGCGCCGGGGCTAATCCCGCCATGGGCCGCTGCGCGGTGGTCGCCTTCGATCCGATGAGCCCTATCACCGGCGGAGCGCTGCTCGGCGACCGCCTCCGCGTGGACTTCAACCGGCTCGAAGAGAACGTCTACTACCGCAGCCTGGCCATCCGCGGCGAGGACTACCACGCGCTCGACGACATCGTGCACCTCATCGGCGGCGCGCACGACGGCGACGACGCCTTCGATACCGTCTTCGTCGAGACCGTCGGCGCGGGCCAGAACGAGACCCGCATCCGCGACCACGTCGACTCGACGATGGTCGTGCTCACGCCGGGCATGGGCGACGCGGTGCAGATGGACAAGGCCGGCATCCTCGAGATCGCCGACCTGTTCGTGTGCAACAAGGCCGACCACCCGGGCGAGAACGAGCTGGTTCGCGACCTGCGGGACATCAGCGGACGGCGACCCGTGCTCGAGACCATCGCCACGCACGGCACGGGCATCGCCGAGCTCTTGGACGCGCTCTCGACCTGACGACCCGCGGGACGCCTACCTTCGGCAGGAGGAGGTGTTCTTATGTCGCCCAAGGTGATCGTCGTCGTGCTCCTGCTCCTGGCCGCCGCGGGCGGCGGCGTGTACTACTACCAGACGCAGGCCGGCGGGGGAGCGGCCCCGCTGCAGCCGGCGCAGCCCATCGATCCGCCGGCGGGCGCCTACGTGCTCGACAACGACGCCACGCCGCGGTTCGTGTACTCCGAACTGCAGCACATGCAGGGTGGGTCGGCCGACTGGTGGATCGGGCCGGCCGGCTGGGACGGCGAGGTGGCCCGCGTGTGGAAGGAGGCCGACGGCATCGGCTTCCAGATCACCATCGAGGATCCGCGGATCGCCGGCCAGCTGGCCGTCCGCGTGCACGTGCCCGGAGCCTTCGACATCAAGGCCGGCGACGTCGCCCGCGTCCGCGGCCGCGTCACGCACGTCGAATCCAGCCGCAACCCGGTGATGGTGCCCCACATGGTGTACGTGCGGGACGCGACGGTGATCTACCACCGATCGGTGTAGCGGGTCGCGCGAAGAGGTGCGCGGCGGCGCCTACCCGCAGCCCGCACGCAGGGCCGCCTCGAAGGCGAGGAAGTCCAGGGCCGTCAGCGCGCCGTCGAGGTCGAGGTCGGCCCGCAGGTCGCCCGCCTCGAAGGCGTTGAAGAAGGCCAGGGCGTCGAAGAAATCGACCGCGAAGTCGGTGTTGAAGTCGGCCGGGCAGGTTGCGCAGGCGAGATCGAAGAAGTAGGCGGCCCCGCCGATGGTCGGCTGCCGGGGCGGCTTCTCGGCTTCGGCCCCCACCAGCGCGTAGCCGTCGTGCAGGGCAAGGGCGAGTCCGAAGCCCGTGGCGAAGAGCGGCGTCTTCGGGTAGAGCCGGCCGCCGAATCGCCACACGCCGTCGGCGTGCCGCCGGAACACCGCGACGAAGTCGCTCTCGTAGGGAGGATTCTGTTCGTAGTTGGCCAGCAGCACGTCGCCTTCGACCTCGACCCGCATTCCGAGGCGATGGATACGACGCGGATTAGGATGGAGGATCTCCTGACGGAGCACCCATTCGTCACCCACGAGCTTGTACGCGAAAACCGCGCCCTGAGCCTGCTCGACGCGGTCGAAGCTGTGCGCCCCGATGGCGAGCGTCTCGCCGTCGAAGTCCATGGCGTAGCCGAATGAGGCGTCGATGCTGCCGGTTGGCGGCACGAGCTTCTGGACGAGTTCCAGCCCGGTCGGCCCGTCGCGGTACACGAAGACCGAGCCGCCCTGGGGCGAGCCCGGCGAGTCGTCGCGGATGGCCCCGATGAAGACCCAATCCTCGTAGATCTCGACGGCGCTGCCGAAGATGGCCCGGTCACTGGTGCCGTCGGGGATGCGCACCCATTGGTCGAAGGCCCACTCCCCGGAGGCCGGGTCGCGGCGGTAGGCCATCACGCCGTCGGCGGCGTCGAGGATGGCCAGGTCGCCGTGCAGGCCGGCCCGCAACGGGAAGACTGACAACGCGGCGGGATCGACCTCGCCCTCGGGCGGCCGCAGCCGGCCGACCTCGACCCACTCCTCGCCGTCGTGCTCGTAGATGAACGCGCCGCCGCGGGTCGAGAGGCCCGGCCAGATCGTAAAGGCCGCAGCTACAAGCATGCGGTTGCCGTCGATCTCGACGCGAACACCGAATCGATCCTGAAACCCGATATCGGCGGGGACGAGAGACTGTCGCAGGACCAACCGGCCGTCGACCATTTCGTAGGAGTGCACCATGCCGGAGGTGCAGCCGTCGGGGCAGGCGGTGCTGGCGGCCGAATCGGCGATGATCCAGTGCGTGCCGTTGGTCGCCACCCGCACGCCGAAGGCCCGCGGTGCTGGTGTTGCCGGCGCGAGCATCCGCTGCCCATCGCAGTGCTGCGGTAGCTGGGCCAGGGCGGGGGCGGCCAGGCAGCCGGTCGCAAGGGCGGCGAGGGTGAACCGGGGCATGCCAGCAGTATGGACCATCATCGTGCGGCACACAAGCGAAACGCGAGATCGCGGACCGACCGCCGGCCCGCTTACCTACCCTCCATCGTGCGTGTCTCCTGGATCCTGCTCCGGCACGTGTCGCTCGAGCTGTGGCGGCATCTGCTGCTGACCACGGTCATCCTCGTGCTGGTCACGGCCTTCGGCGTGACGGTGCAGCACTACGCCCGCGGCAAGCTGAGCGCCTTCGACACGCTCACCTTCATGGGCCTGGCCAGCGTGCCCATGCTCGCCTACGCGCTGCCCTTCGCCGGGTGCTTCGCGGCCACGCTGGCCTACCACCGGCTGGTGCAGGAGCGGGAGCTGATGGCCGCCCACGCCGGGGGCATGAGCCTGCCGGCGCTGCTCGCGCCCGCGGCGGCGACGGGGCTGGCGCTGTCGGTGGCGCTGAGCGGGCTCAACGAGCAGGTGATCCCACGCTTCCTGCACCAGATGGCCGAGGTCATCTCGACGCAGGCGGCGAGCCTCATCTCGCGGGCCATCGGCCAGGGCGAGGCGGTGCAGGCCCAGGGCTTCATGATCTACGCCGACGAGGCCATCCGGCTGCCCA includes these proteins:
- a CDS encoding CRTAC1 family protein, whose protein sequence is MHPNTLLITLAVATLAGTAMAQVRFSDVTTDCGLDFVHAQGDAPVPPLFEGQNERFGVGAAVGDYDNDGFMDVYLPNSSGTANQLYRNNGDGTFTDVTDAAGVGHMGFSKQALWLDLNNDGFDDLVVLNDSSAATADFPRSQIFRNDGDGTFTNVTAASGFAPTDATLGGATAGDYDRDGDLDLLVVGWYEYTQYLYRNDGNFRFTDVTAEVGGFPADDRFHWQPVMLDMNGDGWVDIFAAVDFFPDYSLRNNGDGTFTDVSTEWNTVHVANDMGVAVADVDGDLDLDIYTTNMSFSPSNTNDEPGPNMLYVNDGSGVMTPGAIPAGIDNTFFAWGTWFFDADLDGDKDLAAVNGWQQPEWHTRAQFFLNRGDGRFDDAGLGSGLDHRGNSRGLTPIDLENDGDIDFIITDVYGPATVYRNETERNGNAWVRIEAQGTVSNRNGVGSKVYVTAGGRTQFIEIMAGGSFYSAPPLSAHFGLGRVDVIDRIRVVFPSGREATLTGVEANRVVTVTEP
- a CDS encoding DUF1294 domain-containing protein; this translates as MSWRLAIVAAAVAWYAGVGCWTAGVYAIDKRRAATGGRRVPERRLRKLEILGGAFGAAIAQPMLRHKTRKPGFRGLTLLIAAVHAAAIAGAGWLITSH
- a CDS encoding cobalamin-dependent protein (Presence of a B(12) (cobalamin)-binding domain implies dependence on cobalamin itself, in one of its several forms, or in some unusual lineages, dependence on a cobalamin-like analog.); this encodes MAQSLGAATTEFEKADRCADLHHRPRVLLGKMGLDGHDRGVKVIARALRDSGVHVIYSGLWQTPRSLAISARDEDVDVIAASMMSNSHLTLGPRLIEALNEVGRPDIPVHMGGILPQEDLPALREAGVAECFTTGTGLLDIVEAAKRTVKPYAERVVSGHATAQLSRDLSLLHLEQAIRGDATRRRPKRVIGVTGSPGAGKSTLVAQLVGEHARRAGANPAMGRCAVVAFDPMSPITGGALLGDRLRVDFNRLEENVYYRSLAIRGEDYHALDDIVHLIGGAHDGDDAFDTVFVETVGAGQNETRIRDHVDSTMVVLTPGMGDAVQMDKAGILEIADLFVCNKADHPGENELVRDLRDISGRRPVLETIATHGTGIAELLDALST
- a CDS encoding GC-type dockerin domain-anchored protein; amino-acid sequence: MPRFTLAALATGCLAAPALAQLPQHCDGQRMLAPATPAPRAFGVRVATNGTHWIIADSAASTACPDGCTSGMVHSYEMVDGRLVLRQSLVPADIGFQDRFGVRVEIDGNRMLVAAAFTIWPGLSTRGGAFIYEHDGEEWVEVGRLRPPEGEVDPAALSVFPLRAGLHGDLAILDAADGVMAYRRDPASGEWAFDQWVRIPDGTSDRAIFGSAVEIYEDWVFIGAIRDDSPGSPQGGSVFVYRDGPTGLELVQKLVPPTGSIDASFGYAMDFDGETLAIGAHSFDRVEQAQGAVFAYKLVGDEWVLRQEILHPNPRRIHRLGMRVEVEGDVLLANYEQNPPYESDFVAVFRRHADGVWRFGGRLYPKTPLFATGFGLALALHDGYALVGAEAEKPPRQPTIGGAAYFFDLACATCPADFNTDFAVDFFDALAFFNAFEAGDLRADLDLDGALTALDFLAFEAALRAGCG